One Gossypium raimondii isolate GPD5lz chromosome 3, ASM2569854v1, whole genome shotgun sequence genomic window carries:
- the LOC105795633 gene encoding B3 domain-containing protein At1g05920-like translates to MMELLSSDDFKDTKIDPNWGPFDYLLHVVHVDQQKFQKSHNAPPPPQILCKQDHTGFKLRFKFNNSVGLKRKRNLKAVEEEDDGDGDRVAPKLKPKRSKKQEKSVCPIPPPDLPPKFRQLIVEEMGGRGLVLVIQKTIFFSDINPTASRFSIPFSQVKTHDFLNKAEAKELDDKNPMQVLLLDPSMKGTSITLNKWVMGSSSLYVLTNTWNPIVKNNQLKKGDTVQLWSFRMNSLLCFALIKL, encoded by the coding sequence ATGATGGAGCTTCTCAGCAGTGATGATTTTAAGGATACAAAGATTGATCCCAATTGGGGTCCTTTTGATTACTTGTTGCACGTAGTCCATGTTGACCAACAGAAATTTCAGAAAAGCCACAATGCACCCCCACCACCTCAAATCCTTTGCAAACAAGACCATACGGGTTTCAAGCTGAGGTTTAAGTTCAACAACAGCGTTGGACTGAAAAGGAAACGCAATCTCAAAGCTGTAGAAGAGGAAGACGATGGCGATGGCGATCGGGTAGCACCAAAGCTGAAGCCGAAGAGAAGCAAGAAGCAAGAGAAATCCGTTTGCCCAATCCCACCACCAGACTTGCCTCCCAAATTCAGACAACTTATAGTTGAAGAGATGGGAGGTAGGGGTTTGGTTCTGGTCATACAAAAGACCATCTTTTTCTCCGACATAAACCCTACTGCCAGTCGTTTCTCCATACCCTTCTCGCAAGTCAAAACTCATGACTTTCTCAACAAGGCAGAGGCTAAAGAGTTAGATGACAAAAACCCCATGCAGGTGTTGTTGTTAGATCCATCCATGAAGGGAACGAGCATTACCTTGAACAAGTGGGTTATGGGATCAAGCTCGCTCTATGTCCTCACTAACACGTGGAACCCTATTGTGAAGAACAACCAACTCAAGAAAGGCGATACGGTGCAGCTCTGGTCTTTCCGGATGAATTCCCTGCTGTGCTTCGCACTCATAAAGCTCTAG
- the LOC105796822 gene encoding uncharacterized protein LOC105796822, with the protein MVKRDKEELSEEERKALRGSKFAPLPPPSLSKPRLAHPGGPLTTNKAAALAKFLERKLQDPNGLSSINPQLLELAVNNAKATVFQSGASSSGTRVRHVDSFGDSEDSSEEAKSGIPEPKKDTNKNKNKNKNKNKKNKKKNKMKKVVEDHECTLKRPKKKVKL; encoded by the exons ATGGTGAAAAGAGATAAAGAAGAACTAAGcgaagaagaaaggaaagcaCTTCGAGGGAGCAAATTTGCTCCTCTCCCTCCTCCCTCCCTTTCCAAACCCAG ATTGGCTCATCCAGGAGGACCTTTAACAACCAATAAAGCTGCTGCTTTGGCTAAATTCCTCGAAAGGAAACTCCAAGATCCCAACGGCTTGTCTTCCATTAATCCTCAACTCCTTGAATTGGCTGTCAATAACGCTAAAGCTACCGTCTTTCAAA GTGGGGCTTCGAGTTCTGGAACTAGGGTTCGACACGTAGATTCATTCGGTGACTCTGAG GACTCGTCGGAAGAAGCTAAGTCGGGAATTCCTGAGCCTAAGAAAGATACGaacaagaacaagaacaagaacaagaacaagaacaaaaagaataaaaaaaagaacaaaatgaagAAG GTGGTGGAGGATCATGAATGTACATTGAAAAGACCTAAAAAGAAAGTCAAACTATGA
- the LOC105796821 gene encoding transcription termination factor MTERF6, chloroplastic/mitochondrial-like codes for MFNPYSKNIIDFFKLLYNVTNNPLSNNPSLFFTIRSFSNASLDQSRSFTVSYLTNNLGFSPESALKASKCVRFKTPQNADTVIAFLEKYGFSDTQIRKIIEVRPHLLRSDLEKTILPKIHFFQSKGGANPDISKLLLHNPRLFSHSLKKLIIPCFNQLSSFLQSDSKAIIALRRNPFLIPCNFDVYMLPNVKTLLDNGVPESNITTMFNYHPRAFVMSPDQFKEIVKDVKEMGFNPLLLKFLHAVILFRKVSKSAMEGKFDVYKKWGWSDEEIWEAFRKFPGVLEPSKEKITAIMDFLVNEMGFESLIIANHPSIVSRSLEKLIVPRALFARELLSKGLIKDLRFTVVFGTSEKVFVQRFVNKYKDKAPELLKLYEEKLEFAVRGKYKSNRASCRT; via the coding sequence ATGTTCAATCCTTACAGCAAAAACATCATCGATTTCTTTAAGCTTTTATACAATGTCACGAACAATCCCTTGTCAAACAACCCATCACTCTTCTTCACAATTCGATCCTTCTCCAATGCCTCACTCGACCAATCTCGATCTTTTACCGTCTCTTACCTCACAAACAACCTCGGCTTCTCACCGGAATCCGCTCTCAAAGCCTCTAAGTGCGTCCGTTTCAAAACCCCACAAAACGCCGATACCGTCATCGCGTTCTTAGAAAAATACGGGTTTTCCGACACCCAGATCCGAAAAATCATCGAGGTCCGACCACATTTGCTCCGTTCCGATCTCGAGAAAACCATTTTGCCCAAAATCCACTTCTTTCAATCTAAAGGTGGCGCAAACCCTGATATTTCCAAGCTCTTGCTTCATAACCCCAGGCTTTTTTCTCATAGCTTGAAGAAACTGATAATCCCTTGTTTCAATCAACTTAGCAGTTTTCTCCAATCTGATTCAAAGGCCATTATAGCTTTAAGAAGGAATCCATTTCTAATCCCTTGTAACTTTGATGTTTATATGTTGCCTAATGTTAAAACTTTGCTGGATAATGGAGTGCCGGAATCGAATATCACAACGATGTTTAATTACCATCCGCGGGCTTTCGTTATGTCGCCGGATCAGTTTAAGGAGATTGTTAAGGATGTTAAGGAAATGGGGTTTAATCCATTGTTGCTTAAGTTCCTTCATGCTGTCATTTTGTTTAGAAAAGTGAGCAAATCTGCAATGGAGGGTAAGTTCGATGTTTATAAGAAATGGGGTTGGTCTGATGAAGAGATTTGGGAAGCTTTTCGAAAGTTTCCTGGTGTTTTGGAACCGTCGAAAGAGAAGATCACAGCCATCATGGATTTCTTAGTGAACGAAATGGGGTTTGAATCCTTGATCATTGCTAATCATCCGAGTATTGTCTCTCGGAGCTTGGAGAAACTGATTGTTCCGAGGGCTTTGTTTGCTCGAGAGTTGTTGTCGAAAGGTTTGATTAAGGACTTGAGATTTACAGTCGTGTTTGGAACTTCAGAAAAGGTGTTTGTTCAAAGGTTTGTTAACAAATATAAAGACAAAGCTCCGGAGCTGTTGAAGCTGTATGAAGAAAAACTCGAATTCGCAGTAAGAGgtaaatataaatcaaatcGAGCTAGTTGTAGGACATAA